The genomic window CTTGTTAACCAAACAGGTGATAGTGGCATTAGTTGGGCCGAAATTTCTCGAGAAAACCATCTGTCTGCCTGTGGTGTCACTGCAAGAGTTGCTTTAACTTACAAATTCCATTTTAATAGACTTGCATAACATCGTGGCATTAAGGAACAGTTCACTACAGGCTTCCAAAGATAGAATTTTATGTGGAGGTTACGGCCAATGTTGAAAATGAAAGAGACTAGCACTCTCAACTAAAAACAATAAAACGTGCACATTTATTTCAGCAACCCTAGTTCATAAAAGATCCCTTGTTCAAAAGGAATCAAGGAACATAATCTCTAGTGTCCTGTATATTGTGCGCATGTGGCTGCTTGCAGCAGTGATTGAATGTCTCTGTTTCATTGTTGCAAAGTAGCAGCGACAGCCGAGACCTTACTTATTAAGAGCGTCGTGAAACGCCctgcttaaataaaaaaaaaagaaagtttgtctGTGGCAGTCAAGGGCACATTTCAAGGCTGACACACCTCAAATGACGAGTCAAATAATTAAAAACCTGTTAAAAACTAAGGTGCCCATGAACAAAGTCGGGCGTGTCGCACAGTCCCAAGAGGGGCGACACCCATCCAGTCATGATGCTCACAGATTGTGGCAGCCACCTCAACCTTGCAGCACCCTAGACCTCGTGGCTGTGGCGAGCGCCGTGTCAATGCTGCGGAGTGAAGTCATCGCATTCGTGAACGGCGTGGCGGTTTACGAATGCGGCTCTCAGACTACAGCTTTGTGCGGGGAAATCTCAGGAAGGCCGCAGAGTTGCCGGGTGAATCCATCAGCTGGGCGTGGCAGCGGTCCTCGGGCGTGATGTCCGTGGCGACGTACGTAGTGACGCCGACTTCTTGCGGAGCTCGTGGGTGGCTGCCCGCTTTTGCTGCGGAACTGCAGGTCGAACAAGCGGTTTGGCAGTGCAGTTTGCGGTCAGCCGATGGAAAATGGCATTAGCCACCCATATGGACGGAGAAAAGAGCTTGAGAGGATACCTGAAAGAGCCCAACATATGGCAGCGTATGGTCACGACGAGGTAGAGAACAGAACAATGTGGCCATCTTGACAAAAAATGCGGCAGGAATAGAAACTTGCTATACTAGGAGATTttgaaatttgcgggtataaagtgacaGCAACAAGCACAGGGCTGAGTTGATTGGAGGAACATGgaaaaggcctttgtcctgcaaatgtagtcaagctgatgatgttGATACTAAGAGACCCATAAACTGTCACACACTCTAGCTGGAGACAAACCAAATAAGTTTGCTCTACGAAATTTATACATTAGTCAAATTGATGGGGACTAGGTCGTTAAATTCAATTTTAGAGTACATGCAGACTAAAAAGAGCCAAACTAATGTTACAGAAAGGAACGAAACTGAACAGCATACTTTATCTTGTTTGTCTGTGATAATGCTAATTAGATTATGTTTAAATAGGCATGCCATATTCCAAAATCAAGATCCTGTTATTCAGCACAAGCACACACATTTAATCAATCTAATACTGAGATAATTTGCATTGTAGGTACTTCCGTCAACGCTGACAATGTGTGTCAAAATTTAGGCATGCAAGTGCTGCCTGCACAGTACTCGCAGATTGAAACACGGTATCACTTTATTTAGTGCAACGATTTTTACGAGGAATCGCTCGGGACAACCATATCATGTTGCCGCGAATCTGGCCACTAAAGATAATGTTTGCTGCAATGCAAGTCTCAGAATGAAAATTGCGCTGATATGGCTCAATCTGTAGATCCTGGAAACTAAAGTGTGAGCATTAACTTAGGAACTTTTACATTTCAAACTTCAAGTACTGTACCAGCAGCAACTGTGCCATTTATTTCAATTTAGGTACATCATCCCAACATTACACCAACCTGGCCGCTGCTGCATACTTTTCAGAGTTTTGTTCACGACTGCTTTCATGGCAATGTTCTTGCCATGTGAATACACTACTTGAAGTGAAAAACCTGCCTGAAGCATATGCAACATCCATGACGATGAATACAGTGTTTTGTGGTCCAGGAACCATGCATGGCCAAAGAAAATCGCATCGGAGTTTTGCAACAGCCTTGCGTACATGACTGATTCGAGTTGTCGGTTCTTTCGCACATGCAGATGCGTCAAATGCAAGGTACTCTAGAGCACACACACTAGTGAAGGTAGAGCTTTAGAAAGGGATTAGTAGCAAGACTCACAAGCTATTGTGTTGCTCCCATACTCCAGCTATTGGGCACAAAAACAAGAGAAGAATgcaaaagaaagtgaaaaattGGGGCTGAAGTCTTGTAAGAATACATAGGCCTGATGGGTACAAAAATATTATGAGCGTACCCAAAAGGTTCACATTCCATACATACATGGTGGCAAAAACCATAAACTTCATTTGACATTCTTTTGTACTTTGGCTGGCATTTGAGAGAACACGTGGACAGTACAAAAGAGTGGGTAGGCTTGGGCTGAATTAAAGCACACAAAGCCTGCTTGGTACGCTAGAATGGCCAGCATACCCAACAGCCTCGCATTTCATGCATGTGCCGTGGAACAATGCAACATAATCACATATGCAAAGCTCTGCATACCCTCTACCTCATGAAGTGTTCTTTCGTTTGTTGATGCAGCACCGAAAGGCGAAGGCACTCTGCTGTTCCACTGTACTCTGGCAGGCAGACAGATGAATGCAAGGAGTGTGCAAAATAATGAGAAAGCTCGGGGTTGAAGTCATATTAGggcatgcaaagcctgctgtGTACGCAACAATCGCGAGAGCACACACAAGGAGCTTGCATTTCGTGCATAAGCAGCAGTGACAACTCCTGGAACGATTTCGTACGTAACGCTCGGCATACCTTGTTCCACTTTGTGTGAATGGCAGGCAGCATGCGAACAAGCTGTTTGTAGGACGTGTACTTTATTTCTGTCACTTAACATGAGTATGCAACACGATAGCGTACGACACACACAAAGTGGCAACGAAGGCCAACGCAAAGATttgtgtgtgtcctatcctggAACTTTCCAAGAGGCAGTTTCAGAACAGGGTACACAAAGCTTTGCATTAGTGTTCGTTGCCACTGTGCATGCGTCATGCCATATCCTGCGTGGTACCTACGTTATGTGATGAAGTCTCGGCGTAGCCTGTTGGGTAGATGTAATGGTAAAGAAACAATCGCTGTATATGTGTGTGGGAGATATGCATGCCACATCCGAAGAACTCTAATCCGCCTGCTTACCTAGTGGTTCCAGTGGCGGGCGTCACCCCGGAGGCGCTCGGGATGAAGAGCGGGAACAGTACCGAGAAGAATGAGCCGCTCAGGAGGTAGGACTCGAACCAGGACGTGATGACCGCTAGCGGGAGTCCGAACCCGACAAAGTACGGCCAGCTCACCTCGACGAACGAGAGCCTTCAGTGCAGTTCCCAGCCGCGGCTAAACCAGACGTACTCGAAGGCGTAGAGCGAGTTCAGCATGCTCAGGTGCACCAGGCTGACGAGCTCGCTCACCCTCCCGACCGGCAGGGCACCCACGATCAGCGACTGGATGAGGAACAGCGTCTAAACGAGAACGCTGAACAAAATGTCCGACAGGATGCGGCTCACGCTGGGCAGGAACCGCTGGCGACCGCCGGTGGTGTAGCGGAACGCAATGTCCGCAATGTCCTGGAACCAGAGGCAGTTCACTACTTTGCTCATCAGGAAGAGCGGCAGCACCCAGAGGGCTTGGAAGGTGCACACGAGCAGGGGATGCAACCAGCTCCAAATGGTGTTCGCCGATGACTCCTCGGTGTCGCCGAAGAGAGAGACTATGAGAGACAGAACGGTCGGGAGCAGAAACTTGTAGAAGACGAGCACGCTGCACATGAAGACGCCGCCGTTCAGACAACAGCACTGAAATATGCGGTATATTAGCAGCGGCTCTTCGCCCCTCCGTTTCGGGGTCGACGGGGGTGTAGCAGGCGCATTTTGCAGCTGAAGTTCAGCTGATGACAAAGAAGCTCCCGAGGATGGACTAGCCTGCAGGACCGCGGCCCTACGTAGGGCCAGCGTCGTCGTGGACTGCGCATTAGCGGATTTCTGCGCTGCGCTCTTGTTTTGCTCGGCTTGCAGGGTTACGACGACACCGATACCTACGATGGAATCGTAAACACCGCTCACGAAACTCCCCACAGCGTACCTGAACTGCTCCATCACTCGAAACTCTCCCCCTCCCCTTGTTGTGCGTCTCCCGTGTGCGACGTGACTCGAGgaggagaaaaacaaaaacacgtcGTTGTTGTCTCCTCACTCAGCTGACTTGTGTAACGAAATGCGGCGAAGGCGTACCTTGAAGTTACGAGGAAAAACGGGCACTTACGATCGTCCTTAGCTTGCACATTCTCGCGTAGCCAGTCACACGTTCCAATTAGGAGCGGACAAAATATACACGCGATTTCGCGGgatgaaaaagcaacacacacgaTCACAGTCACGCTTGCAACACTCACACACGCCAATCGGTTACCAGGGTCCGCACATTGCTTTGTCTATGTTTCCATTGTTAGAGTCCTTGTAGGTGGCGCTTTAAAACGCTTTCATTTTAGATAAGCCTAATCTCTGTTTGTCGCTTTTATCTTTATGCCACGTGAATATCTAAGCACAGTCAGTCTTTTTGGTGTTTATTGTTTTTTCTCGCCTTATTCGACATCGAAACAAGAACCGAAACTGACACGGGGCTGCAAGTTTTATCAGTTTGTTTGGCAATTCCTGATAAGTGCGACGTTCTATTGACGCTGAAGCGTTTTCAGTAGCAGAAAGTTAAGCGAAATGAGCTGTATATTTGTTAGAACTTATTCGTTGTTAATTGTTCTCTTGATGCTACAGGCCAGCGAACAGAGAAACGTACTAGTTATTTTAGGTAAGTACTGAACACGCAGTTGCAATTAATGATTTTTGATTGAATGCCGACTGTAAGATTACGCCCACAGCTGAAACGCTTTGATTGCTATTGATCAAAGATTGCGAAATTTGTGGTGCGCTATAAACCCGGGCTCTTTGGCGAACATGCCTTGATTTTATTATAAGCATGTTGATCTAATTCGATTACTCTTTAATATGTCACAATTCATATTGCACGAGTGCTTATCAAATCTGGCCTTAATTGCCTCTATGTTGGGAGAAATCAACTAAGGTATAGATAGATCTTTCAGctcgtgcagaaaaaaaaatttatgaaTTGAGCATGTAGATTTTTATCACTTCCATGCTGAAAGGATGGTCAATAcgtcttcttttcttttattaATTCGTCGCGCGCCCACTTAACGATCGCCGGCACGAAGAAATGAGcgaaaaacaaaaattaaaaacgaAGTTTGGTGAATTGTCGGCATCATGATCTATGTAAACCTGGATTCGCACTCGGCTGCGTACGCATAATTATGTTACAGtgtacacttctagtacactctaatcaTGTGCCTTTGCGCGCATATAGACCatggttttttgtttgcttgcaaGTTCGATGGCGCAGACGCAGCAGATAGCGACACTGCCGTGCATTTTTCGCACTACTAACTCACCCATCATCGTGTCCTCCGTGATTTCGCGTACGAAAGCTGCGCCCATTTCTTACGCGGAATCAAGGAGGCATATAGACGTTTTGCAGGTCGCAGTTACACGTATCAGTAAAAATGAGCTGTATACCGTTAATTGGAGCGAAAAGTTAAAACGGAGAGTTTCACTCAAATTCTTTGAAATTATTCGCTTCGCATGACGTCATAATCTTGACGTTTTCGCACTAATTTCAAAAATAGATTTTGTTTTTTGCTCCCAAAATCACAAGATGAAGCCCGATTTCAAAATGTTTAAGAAATGCTATATACACTAAACAATACCACAATATACACAATACCACAATATACAATATACCACAATATAAAATATACCACAATATACAATATACACACTACCAGCTCAACGCGACTGATTCTGTTGTATCTCTTTGGTGTATCTTGGAGACCGAAGCAAGGTGTGCTAAAGCACACCAGTGATGCTGTGACACACGAGCTCCATCTGACTCGTATGCATGTCTTTTAGCTGACGATGGAGGATTCGAAACGGGTGTCTACAACAACACCGTCTGCAAGACGCCAAATCTCGTCAAGCTTGCTCAACAGGGTGTCGTGTTCCAAAGGGCTTTCACTGCTGTGAGCAGTTGCTCGCGCAGCAAGTCATGCCTGCTCACCGGTCTTCCGACGCATCAGAACGGAATGTACGGCCTTCACCAAGGCGTGCACGGCTTCCAGTCCTTCCAAGAGGTCAAGTCTCTGCCCTTGCTTTTGTCCGAACGCGGCATTCGGACCAGTGAGTGTGGTCGAATGCGCTTGCACCAAACTTGGCGAAACCTCTGAAACTTTCTCAAAAACACTCACTAAAATAATTCTGAGAATTTAAATGCACTGGGAGTAGGACACACACCCAAGTGCTTTCTACTGGATGTCTCCTTGCCAGCAAATGCATTAAATGCTTTTTAATAACTGTTTAATCGAGCATTCTATTCACTAGAACACGACAGAGAGAAGCACCTGCCAGTTCGCCGTAGGACATTAGCCAAGAAGTGCAAGCCGGTTTTCGGTGGGACAAATGTGTAAAGGGAATCAGACCAAAGGGCACGTGAAATCTTGGAAGCTTCATGGATAGCGAGACATAAATAAGATAGGCGCATCAGTGAACCAGTCATTGTATCTCTTCAAGAATATATAGGGACCTCGGTGGGTGAATGTACTGTTGTCACATGGCCGTGAATGTTACTGTGCAAACTCATTGTTCCTGGAGGCAATTTTCTGTGGTTTCATTAAATCACACGCTACAGTACTATGAGTTAGTTCTGACCTATACTCTGGTGTCTCCAGTCTAGCTTAAGTTAAGTTCTCAAAATAATTTCTCACCTACTAGCCCCCAATACGAGCTTATTCATTTTGTTGAAATAAGTATTTTTAAGTACTGATGCTTTGGTTGATTAAGTACTGATGCTCCAGTTGAATTCATGTTTACTCAACAGATCACAATTTATCGTAATTAAACATAACACATAAATGTCTCTTTATGTGTGCATGATTGTGTCATTTTTTTCACCGCTTCATTAAATGTCAtagctcaccaactagcccatcaaTACATACCAAGTAACCCCTACTACTTGCCCAGCtagtgaaaaaaaatacaaacttCCTTCTGCCAATACCTCTCTTCAGTGAGCACACCACACCTTCCCCTTCAAGTTACAAATGTTTGCTATTTTTGAAGGCTGTATATTACACCTTCTTGTATAAAAGTGACAGGGTAACATTGAGGCCACCAATGTTTTGCATGTCAGTGATGTCGCCGACAGCATATAccctttcctttctcacttctATCATTACAGGCATTATTGGCAAAAAACACGTAGGCCCCGAAGAGGTGTACCCTTTCGACTTTGCACACACCGAAGAAAACAACTCTATTCTACAAGTCGGACGGAACATCACGATAATTAAACATCTTGTGCGAAAGTTCCTTTCCACCAATGACTCCAGGtaaaatgaagagaaaagagagCATGTAATCCATCGGATAAATATTCAAAATATTCAATAGACAACAAATAGCCTTAGCTATTCAGTTTTGAAATTCACATGAAATTTTCAAAGGTCAGTTTGTGCTTCTATAATAGCAGATATGACGTACACTCACAGGATCGCAGACAGGAGTGAGATTTGCACAAGTCAGACATATGTAGTTTCCTTGCAAACTTTTACTGTATTGGTATTCATGCACCTGCCTAGACTTCATTGCAGAAGGAGATTGCAAATAATGAAAGTACTTGACAGCACTGATGTGGTAAAGATGTCGACAACAGCGCAATGAGCAATTAGGAACTGATCCTTATTCCAAGATCAGAACACATATTTATGTACAAACTTCTTCCGTAGCATCATCGCGTTACAATGAGTAATGAATCTGCTCAATTCGGGATACTGATTGCCTGTGACAGTATTATAGAAGTTTCCGTTATGAAGTCATAATAAAGTAACTGTAATTAAATAAAACAATGGAAGCATGAACGATAGCATGCATAATTGGGCTAGTTAATACTTGTTGATATGAGATAGAATATGGAAACATGTGCATGGGGCAGTGATCCGTGACATTACTAGACAATGAGTTTGCTCTTTCAGATATACGAAAAATCTGTCACATAGTATTTAGTTTTTCTGCCATTGAGTGTTGGATAACAGTGTCCTTAATAACAGTGAACATAGCGAGTactagaagaagaaaaaaaatcagccaCGGCGCATAGCAAGaggatcttgttttttttctgctcgaaTGAATGGCAGCGTTGAGGCACGCTGCTCTATCTTTTCAGGCGTATTGTTCTGAAGACCCGGTTCACTTTATAACGAAGTTTTCAGATTTCACAAGTGTCAAAGCCTCTCAACAGAGTGGGTACAAACAAGGAGTTGCCATTGTAGAACACTTGTGcagtcaattaaaaaaaattgtggcagttCATAGGTGGCACACTGCCTCATATTGCTTCGTCATCGTTATACACACCAGAGAAGTAATTCACGGAAATGCATCTTTTCAGGCCGTTTTTCCTCTACGTCGCTTTCCACGACCCCCACCGGTGTGGTCACACCCACCCTCAGTACGGCGCGTTTTGCGAAAAGTTTGGCGATGGCTCCCCGGGCATGGGTCGGATACCTGACTGGACACAACAGCCCTACGACCCTAGTCAAGCCGTGTTCCCCCATTCGTTCCCGACACCCCTGCAGCACGAGAGGACATCGCAGCTCAGTATACAACTGTTGGGCGGTTGGACCAAGGCGAGACATCTTTCCCACAGTGTTTAAAGAGACGATATAGTCCCATTTCACGATGATTGTATAAAAAAAATTGAGGAAGTTATAAAATTGCAAATCTGTAGTTCTTGGACTGGGTTACATGGAAGGAGCAGGCATTAGTGCTGTAAGAAAGTGACACATGCAATTGACTAAGTGAAATTGACGTGCAATTGACTGGGAATAATCAGATGAACTGAGATTggtgcccagcacctccaccacgcaTGACGACTCGGTTTCAGCGATGTTTGTTTGGAAGTGCGCTCGGGAGCAAACAAGTGCCACAGATTCAGTGATGAAGCGTACGCCCCAAAACAATGATGATGATCAGCCAAAATAGATGAagtgcataatagatgcctacaatatcatTAAGTTTTGTTAACTCATTCCTTCATGACAAATGGTTGCAGCAGATGTCATGTTTTAGTGTTCATGCAGCAAAGCGTGACAGGCTTGCAAACGTATCAATTTATGAAAAGTCATTCGCACAAGTTTTTGTTTATGCAAATGCTATTCACAAATAAAAGTACAGGACACCAAGAAAAGCACTATGCTGATGCACATGTGACGGCCACCATGTTCTCTTGTAATGCATATATAATCTCAAAAAGAATGCACCTTTAGtattgtcttcctcaaggctaggaCAGTAGCAGCTCTGTTCTAGCCTTAGCTAACCGAAGTCATTAATGTAGACGGCATCTATCGGTCATTGTAAGTCGACACAAATTTAATAGAATATGTCTGCGTCTAGTGAAGGCTGATTTTTCTGTTCAAATGCGTGTAAAATGCACAAATTATAGTGGAAGAAGTAGTGCACCTCATGATGCAAGCGATGTTTGCCCAGCTGACAAGACATGAACTTCAGTCACTAAAAATACACGcgcaaaaaaagaacaagcaagaATGTTACTGGTTTACTACtcagtaaaaaatataaaaaataaataaaaaaacagagaTACAAAATTTTTTAAAAAGATCTTTGCTAGAAATCTATAAATGACAATGCATTTGTTCAATGCTTGCATGAAATAGTCAATGCTTGCACAAAATTAAGAAGAAAACATTAAGAAGATTCATATCAATTTTGTCAGCTTTCCACCACCTATTAGATGCGATTCTCAGTATTTGTAGCACGTTTCGGTTAGAGAATAGAAAACTTTATTCCATTCTTTGAAATTTCCTGACCTTTGACAACATTCCTATTAAACCTCCATACAAGTTCATAGTAGTTGCTCAATTCACTTTCTGAAAATTTTTGCAGGATTACTGAAGTAGTCAGAAGTAAAGAAAGGTTGCATACGTGACATTCCGATACTTGAACAATTGACAAGCTCGTGCATAATCTTTTGCCAATTTCGTCCATAGCAAGCAATATATCACACGCAAGTGCATATGAGCATTAATTAAAGCAGCATACTAACAAGATA from Rhipicephalus microplus isolate Deutch F79 chromosome 7, USDA_Rmic, whole genome shotgun sequence includes these protein-coding regions:
- the LOC119180245 gene encoding etoposide-induced protein 2.4, producing MEQFRYAVGSFVSGVYDSIVGIGVVVTLQAEQNKSAAQKSANAQSTTTLALRRAAVLQASPSSGASLSSAELQLQNAPATPPSTPKRRGEEPLLIYRIFQCCCLNGGVFMCSVLVFYKFLLPTVLSLIVSLFGDTEESSANTIWSWLHPLLVCTFQALWVLPLFLMSKVVNCLWFQDIADIAFRYTTGGRQRFLPSVSRILSDILFSVLV